A portion of the Malania oleifera isolate guangnan ecotype guangnan chromosome 3, ASM2987363v1, whole genome shotgun sequence genome contains these proteins:
- the LOC131151891 gene encoding ubiquitin carboxyl-terminal hydrolase 2 isoform X1: MGKKVKKKGRNSHKEKRVVTPSPKIGSQQYNASVETVGDGVSVAKGRNLCVHLDRGVDLSKVSKKIGSSEPIKCEDCREGVVDRKGNRAKGKHGKRKGGGPGDLKSDSRAIWVCLECGHFVCGGIGLPTSTQSHAVRHARLTRHPLAIQFENPNLRWCFPCNTLIPVEKSEENGEQVDILSDIVKLIKGRSAVAAPVDVEDVWFGSGSIMSEMKPGNTTSGALDGRDGYTVRGLVNLGNTCFFNSVMQNLLSMDRLRDYFVKLDGSVGPLTTALKKLFFETISEGGLRNAINPKSFFGSVCAKAPQFRGYQQHDSHELLLFLLDGLSTEELSMKKQISSSQDDGNSPNEGPTFVDYLFGGQTSSTVCCLECGHSSTVWEPFLDLSLPVPTKKPVSKKAQLASRTRKMKLPPKRGGRVRSKFNKDTDATSTQIVSKPSVSCGSSCQEQSNATVEEKVTTCSGDSTFLGSAGPVIVDDNKGPVSQNILTAELSETRLHSENLMEKTKVSFDDLTWMDYLEPETILPDQDVAPQNDDVLVTQGFKEKDTPHNNVSSESNFDSTSQVYLQPNLKSESSPESSGKDMLPEQVQDSEVLLLPYKEETSTSVEVMRVEGEASSSFVGCKQDSLDFDGFGHLFDEPEVVEGPTAKNLPGANDFQENEVTETGFIAGNSSDSEPDVVDNTDSPVSVESCLAYFVKPELLSNEHAWQCENCSKNASKQKIKLRKNKLKLKSSIQNNQGKDIAYNDSLSLNKDLSCPSEVRDLGNGNIKSGVVLDTSSESFVSHYGDVNDSTQNKAKLETSQADKLKPVVPVVPQSEGENGKDACLESPHSSCCYRTCSEASFSDQSNEIYTINEPSRSIGCKPRDPQLSVEICESGESEEVEMDSETVKVKRDATKRILINKAPPILTIHLKRFSQDARGRLSKLNGHVDFRDTIDLQPYMDHRCTEGGKYDYRLIGVVEHFGSMRGGHYVAYVRAEKSRGKTQESGHPLWYHVSDSYVREVSLEEVLHCEAYILFYEKI, from the coding sequence ATGGGGAAAAAAGTTAAGAAGAAGGGTCGAAACTCTCATAAGGAGAAGCGGGTCGTGACCCCTTCTCCCAAAATTGGTTCCCAGCAATACAATGCAAGTGTTGAGACTGTTGGGGATGGAGTTTCAGTGGCCAAAGGGAGAAACTTGTGCGTCCATCTTGACAGGGGAGTAGACTTGAGTAAAGTCTCAAAAAAAATTGGGTCTTCTGAGCCTATTAAGTGCGAAGATTGCAGGGAAGGTGTGGTTGATAGGAAGGGTAATAGGGCAAAGGGTAAACATGGGAAGAGGAAAGGAGGCGGTCCTGGGGATTTGAAATCAGATTCGAGGGCTATTTGGGTTTGTTTGGAATGTGGGCATTTTGTGTGTGGAGGGATTGGCCTTCCAACAAGCACTCAAAGCCATGCAGTTCGGCATGCAAGGTTAACCCGTCACCCCTTGGCAATCCAATTTGAAAACCCTAATCTACGGTGGTGCTTCCCATGCAATACACTTATACCGGTTGAAAAATCAGAAGAGAATGGTGAGCAAGTGGATATCTTATCTGACATTGTGAAACTGATAAAGGGCCGATCAGCTGTGGCTGCACCAGTGGATGTTGAGGATGTTTGGTTTGGAAGTGGCAGCATTATGAGTGAAATGAAACCAGGAAACACAACATCCGGTGCTTTAGATGGAAGGGATGGTTACACTGTAAGAGGCTTGGTTAATCTTGGGAACACTTGTTTCTTTAATTCAGTAATGCAAAATCTTTTATCCATGGATAGGTTGAGAGACTATTTTGTGAAGTTAGATGGATCTGTTGGGCCTCTTACTACTGCTTTGAAGAAGCTTTTCTTTGAAACAATTTCCGAAGGAGGATtgagaaatgctatcaatccaaaatcattttttgggAGTGTTTGTGCAAAGGCACCCCAATTTAGGGGATACCAGCAGCATGACAGTCATGAGCTGCTACTTTTCTTACTCGATGGGCTCTCTACAGAAGAATTGAGTATGAAAAAGCAGATCAGTTCTTCTCAAGATGATGGGAACTCTCCAAATGAGGGACCTACTTTTGTGGATTATCTATTTGGGGGGCAAACCTCTAGCACTGTTTGTTGTTTAGAGTGTGGGCACTCCTCAACAGTGTGGGAGCCTTTTTTAGATCTTTCGCTGCCAGTTCCAACTAAGAAACCTGTTTCTAAAAAGGCCCAACTGGCCTCTCGAACCAGGAAAATGAAGCTACCTCCAAAAAGAGGTGGGAGGGTTCGTTCAAAGTTTAACAAAGACACGGATGCTACTTCAACTCAAATTGTTTCAAAGCCATCAGTTAGTTGCGGGTCGTCATGCCAAGAGCAGTCCAATGCAACTGTTGAAGAGAAAGTGACGACATGTTCTGGCGATTCTACATTTTTAGGTTCAGCTGGACCAGTTATTGTGGATGATAATAAGGGCCCAGTTTCACAGAATATCTTGACTGCTGAACTGTCTGAAACCAGGCTCCACTCTGAAAATCTTATGGAGAAAACAAAAGTGTCGTTTGATGATTTAACATGGATGGATTACCTTGAACCTGAAACAATATTGCCTGACCAAGATGTTGCTCCACAAAATGATGATGTTTTAGTTACTCAAGGTTTTAAAGAAAAGGACACTCCTCACAATAATGTCTCGTCTGAAAGCAACTTTGATTCCACTAGCCAGGTTTATCTACAGCCAAATCTAAAGTCAGAATCGTCTCCTGAGAGTTCTGGCAAAGACATGCTCCCTGAACAGGTTCAAGATTCTGAAGTTCTATTGCTTCCATACAAAGAAGAAACTTCAACCTCTGTTGAGGTAATGAGAGTAGAAGGTGAGGCCTCCTCATCATTTGTTGGTTGCAAGCAAGATTCATTGGATTTTGATGGATTCGGTCACTTATTTGATGAGCCTGAGGTAGTTGAAGGGCCCACAGCAAAAAACTTGCCAGGCGCTAATGACTTTCAGGAAAATGAAGTCACTGAAACTGGTTTCATAGCTGGAAACAGCAGCGATTCAGAACCTGATGTGGTGGATAATACAGATTCTCCAGTGTCTGTAGAGAGTTGtttggcttattttgtaaaacCAGAACTTCTTTCCAATGAACATGCTTGGCAATGTGAAAATTGTTCAAAAAATGCAAGTAAGCAGAAAATCAAATTGAGGAAGAACAAGCTGAAGCTTAAATCTTCAATTCAGAATAATCAAGGCAAGGATATTGCTTATAATGACTCATTGAGTTTGAATAAAGATTTGTCTTGCCCTTCTGAAGTCAGAGACCTAGGTAATGGAAATATCAAGAGTGGTGTGGTTCTTGACACTTCTAGTGAAAGCTTTGTATCTCATTATGGGGATGTCAATGATTCCACCCAGAACAAAGCAAAACTTGAAACAAGTCAAGCTGACAAACTAAAACCAGTGGTTCCAGTAGTTCCTCAATCAGAAGGAGAAAATGGTAAAGATGCATGTTTGGAGTCGCCACATTCCTCATGTTGCTACAGAACTTGTAGCGAAGCAAGCTTTAGCGATCAATCCAATGAAATTTATACGATTAATGAACCTAGTAGGAGTATTGGATGTAAACCAAGGGATCCTCAGTTGTCAGTTGAGATCTGTGAATCAGGAGAAAGTGAAGAAGTAGAGATGGATTCTGAAACTGTGAAGGTAAAGAGAGATGCAACTAAAAGGATCCTTATTAATAAGGCCCCGCCAATTTTGACCATTCATTTGAAGAGGTTCAGCCAAGATGCTCGTGGTCGCTTAAGTAAATTGAATGGCCATGTTGATTTCAGGGATACAATTGATCTACAACCATATATGGACCACAG
- the LOC131151891 gene encoding ubiquitin carboxyl-terminal hydrolase 2 isoform X2 codes for MGKKVKKKGRNSHKEKRVVTPSPKIGSQQYNASVETVGDGVSVAKGRNLCVHLDRGVDLSKVSKKIGSSEPIKCEDCREGVVDRKGNRAKGKHGKRKGGGPGDLKSDSRAIWVCLECGHFVCGGIGLPTSTQSHAVRHARLTRHPLAIQFENPNLRWCFPCNTLIPVEKSEENGEQVDILSDIVKLIKGRSAVAAPVDVEDVWFGSGSIMSEMKPGNTTSGALDGRDGYTVRGLVNLGNTCFFNSVMQNLLSMDRLRDYFVKLDGSVGPLTTALKKLFFETISEGGLRNAINPKSFFGSVCAKAPQFRGYQQHDSHELLLFLLDGLSTEELSMKKQISSSQDDGNSPNEGPTFVDYLFGGQTSSTVCCLECGHSSTVWEPFLDLSLPVPTKKPVSKKAQLASRTRKMKLPPKRGGRVRSKFNKDTDATSTQIVSKPSVSCGSSCQEQSNATVEEKVTTCSGDSTFLGSAGPVIVDDNKGPVSQNILTAELSETRLHSENLMEKTKVSFDDLTWMDYLEPETILPDQDVAPQNDDVLVTQGFKEKDTPHNNVSSESNFDSTSQVYLQPNLKSESSPESSGKDMLPEQVQDSEVLLLPYKEETSTSVEVMRVEGEASSSFVGCKQDSLDFDGFGHLFDEPEVVEGPTAKNLPGANDFQENEVTETGFIAGNSSDSEPDVVDNTDSPVSVESCLAYFVKPELLSNEHAWQCENCSKNASKQKIKLRKNKLKLKSSIQNNQGKDIAYNDSLSLNKDLSCPSEVRDLGNGNIKSGVVLDTSSESFVSHYGDVNDSTQNKAKLETSQADKLKPVVPVVPQSEGENGKDACLESPHSSCCYRTCSEASFSDQSNEIYTINEPSRSIGCKPRDPQLSVEICESGESEEVEMDSETVKVKRDATKRILINKAPPILTIHLKRFSQDARGRLSKLNGHVDFRDTIDLQPYMDHR; via the coding sequence ATGGGGAAAAAAGTTAAGAAGAAGGGTCGAAACTCTCATAAGGAGAAGCGGGTCGTGACCCCTTCTCCCAAAATTGGTTCCCAGCAATACAATGCAAGTGTTGAGACTGTTGGGGATGGAGTTTCAGTGGCCAAAGGGAGAAACTTGTGCGTCCATCTTGACAGGGGAGTAGACTTGAGTAAAGTCTCAAAAAAAATTGGGTCTTCTGAGCCTATTAAGTGCGAAGATTGCAGGGAAGGTGTGGTTGATAGGAAGGGTAATAGGGCAAAGGGTAAACATGGGAAGAGGAAAGGAGGCGGTCCTGGGGATTTGAAATCAGATTCGAGGGCTATTTGGGTTTGTTTGGAATGTGGGCATTTTGTGTGTGGAGGGATTGGCCTTCCAACAAGCACTCAAAGCCATGCAGTTCGGCATGCAAGGTTAACCCGTCACCCCTTGGCAATCCAATTTGAAAACCCTAATCTACGGTGGTGCTTCCCATGCAATACACTTATACCGGTTGAAAAATCAGAAGAGAATGGTGAGCAAGTGGATATCTTATCTGACATTGTGAAACTGATAAAGGGCCGATCAGCTGTGGCTGCACCAGTGGATGTTGAGGATGTTTGGTTTGGAAGTGGCAGCATTATGAGTGAAATGAAACCAGGAAACACAACATCCGGTGCTTTAGATGGAAGGGATGGTTACACTGTAAGAGGCTTGGTTAATCTTGGGAACACTTGTTTCTTTAATTCAGTAATGCAAAATCTTTTATCCATGGATAGGTTGAGAGACTATTTTGTGAAGTTAGATGGATCTGTTGGGCCTCTTACTACTGCTTTGAAGAAGCTTTTCTTTGAAACAATTTCCGAAGGAGGATtgagaaatgctatcaatccaaaatcattttttgggAGTGTTTGTGCAAAGGCACCCCAATTTAGGGGATACCAGCAGCATGACAGTCATGAGCTGCTACTTTTCTTACTCGATGGGCTCTCTACAGAAGAATTGAGTATGAAAAAGCAGATCAGTTCTTCTCAAGATGATGGGAACTCTCCAAATGAGGGACCTACTTTTGTGGATTATCTATTTGGGGGGCAAACCTCTAGCACTGTTTGTTGTTTAGAGTGTGGGCACTCCTCAACAGTGTGGGAGCCTTTTTTAGATCTTTCGCTGCCAGTTCCAACTAAGAAACCTGTTTCTAAAAAGGCCCAACTGGCCTCTCGAACCAGGAAAATGAAGCTACCTCCAAAAAGAGGTGGGAGGGTTCGTTCAAAGTTTAACAAAGACACGGATGCTACTTCAACTCAAATTGTTTCAAAGCCATCAGTTAGTTGCGGGTCGTCATGCCAAGAGCAGTCCAATGCAACTGTTGAAGAGAAAGTGACGACATGTTCTGGCGATTCTACATTTTTAGGTTCAGCTGGACCAGTTATTGTGGATGATAATAAGGGCCCAGTTTCACAGAATATCTTGACTGCTGAACTGTCTGAAACCAGGCTCCACTCTGAAAATCTTATGGAGAAAACAAAAGTGTCGTTTGATGATTTAACATGGATGGATTACCTTGAACCTGAAACAATATTGCCTGACCAAGATGTTGCTCCACAAAATGATGATGTTTTAGTTACTCAAGGTTTTAAAGAAAAGGACACTCCTCACAATAATGTCTCGTCTGAAAGCAACTTTGATTCCACTAGCCAGGTTTATCTACAGCCAAATCTAAAGTCAGAATCGTCTCCTGAGAGTTCTGGCAAAGACATGCTCCCTGAACAGGTTCAAGATTCTGAAGTTCTATTGCTTCCATACAAAGAAGAAACTTCAACCTCTGTTGAGGTAATGAGAGTAGAAGGTGAGGCCTCCTCATCATTTGTTGGTTGCAAGCAAGATTCATTGGATTTTGATGGATTCGGTCACTTATTTGATGAGCCTGAGGTAGTTGAAGGGCCCACAGCAAAAAACTTGCCAGGCGCTAATGACTTTCAGGAAAATGAAGTCACTGAAACTGGTTTCATAGCTGGAAACAGCAGCGATTCAGAACCTGATGTGGTGGATAATACAGATTCTCCAGTGTCTGTAGAGAGTTGtttggcttattttgtaaaacCAGAACTTCTTTCCAATGAACATGCTTGGCAATGTGAAAATTGTTCAAAAAATGCAAGTAAGCAGAAAATCAAATTGAGGAAGAACAAGCTGAAGCTTAAATCTTCAATTCAGAATAATCAAGGCAAGGATATTGCTTATAATGACTCATTGAGTTTGAATAAAGATTTGTCTTGCCCTTCTGAAGTCAGAGACCTAGGTAATGGAAATATCAAGAGTGGTGTGGTTCTTGACACTTCTAGTGAAAGCTTTGTATCTCATTATGGGGATGTCAATGATTCCACCCAGAACAAAGCAAAACTTGAAACAAGTCAAGCTGACAAACTAAAACCAGTGGTTCCAGTAGTTCCTCAATCAGAAGGAGAAAATGGTAAAGATGCATGTTTGGAGTCGCCACATTCCTCATGTTGCTACAGAACTTGTAGCGAAGCAAGCTTTAGCGATCAATCCAATGAAATTTATACGATTAATGAACCTAGTAGGAGTATTGGATGTAAACCAAGGGATCCTCAGTTGTCAGTTGAGATCTGTGAATCAGGAGAAAGTGAAGAAGTAGAGATGGATTCTGAAACTGTGAAGGTAAAGAGAGATGCAACTAAAAGGATCCTTATTAATAAGGCCCCGCCAATTTTGACCATTCATTTGAAGAGGTTCAGCCAAGATGCTCGTGGTCGCTTAAGTAAATTGAATGGCCATGTTGATTTCAGGGATACAATTGATCTACAACCATATATGGACCACAG